A stretch of DNA from Cyanobacteria bacterium FACHB-DQ100:
TCACAAACTGATTGAATTAGTGGTGGGTTTGCGTAAGAACAAATCCGATCTCGGTTTAGGGCATAAGTTCTGGTTAAAACAAGCGGTTAGAGATGTTCTGCCTGCGGAAGTTATTGATCGACCCAAAAGAGGATTTGAGCCGCCCTACGTCGATTGGATTCGGTCTTTGCTCGATCGCTATGGCGATTGGGTGCTGGATGGATACTTAGTGAATCTTGGCTTTTTCGTTCGCCCGTGTATTCAGAAGCTATTTAACCAGTATCGGCAGAACCTAGCAATGGTTTATAAACTGATCGTGCTAGAAGTTTGGTATCGCTCGATCGTCGTTCAGGAAAGTGAGCAGATTAATTTTACACAAGAACTTAGTAACGTCTAGAGCAAAATACTTGTGCTTAAATTATCATTTTTTCGAGGTTCCCATATCTATGATATGAATCAGCTTTTCGATCTAAACTACTTTTCGGCCTGTAATGATTTGGCGTGAAGATTGTAAATGACCTGGAACTAGAATGAAATCACACTTATCACTCATTGTTTGTACCTTCAACAACTGCGACTTATTAAGAAGCTGCTTGAACTGCTTGCGAGATCAGTATCTTGATTCAAAGCATTCCTTTGAGGTTCTAGTTGTTGATAACAATTCAACTGATACTACCAAACAGGTTGTAACTAGTTTTATCCAAGATGGTTTAATCCCAAGCCTTAAATATATTTTTGAGCCTAAAACTGGTTTAACAAACGCGCGTCTAGCAGGCTTATCTCATTCAACAAGTGATTGGATTGCCTTCATTGATGATGATGTCCGAATCAAAGAAGACTGGGTGTCTTCGGTTCTTGCCTTTGTTCAAGACCATCCCAAATCAGGAGTGGTCAGCGGAAAAATTCACCCTGAATATCTCGGTACCCCATCAACTGCTGCGCTGAAATGCGAGGCAGCTTTATGCAGGGTGGATTATGGAACACAAGAAATTCACTTCAAACCTGAAAGTCCAGCAATTCGATTTGCGGGTGCAGCAATTGTTTTTCAAAAGCAAGCCCTACTTGAAATAGGTTGGCTTGAAAAGCAATATTTAACGGACAGAGTTGGTAAAGCTTTAAGCTCTGGAGGAGACACAGAAATTATTCTTAGAATCAAAAACAAAGGTTGGGAGATTTGGTACACTCCAACTCTTTATGCAGTGCATTTAATTCCATCAACTCGAACAACCATCGAATATCTGTGTCGTCTACATCGCGGAATAGCTTGTACTAGTGCTCAATTAGACGCAATTGGAATGGAAGGAAAAGTTCCTTTAAGACATCAGTTGAAAAACTTAGCGCTTGCATTAGCTTTTACAGCTAGACGAATCGGCGCATGGACATTTCATGACTTATTACTGCGCCGACATCTTGGTGACAAAAGACTTGTTCAAATTTTTGAGGGGATTGGCAGAGTAGAAAGCTGTATCAGCTTTTTTCTAAATCCGCTTGATGTCAAAGATCTATCATAGTTAAAGGAAACGAGTTCATGATTGCTAAAAGAGTTTCTAACTTCATTGAGAACTCCTCTGCTTTAGGCGTTCTCAATTCACTCAGTCTGGTTTGGAATTTCTCACTTCTTAGGAAGAAGTTGTGTCCAGTTCTATTTCCTGGCTGTTCCCAACCTTTATATCTGCGTCAGCCTAGCTCAGATTTAGTGCTACTCAAACAGTTCCTTCCTGTCTTTCATAATTGGAAGCCCAAACAGTCACAGGTTCAAGTTGTGATTGATGCAGGAGCAAATATTGGGTTGTTCACAATCATGATGGCGAATCGCCATCCACAGGCAAGAATTATCGCGATCGAGCCTGATCAGGAAAACTTTGAGCTTCTGGTGCAGAATTGCAAGCCTTACAAGAATGTTGAGGTAATCCAGGCAGCGCTTTGGTATAAGAAAGAGCCACTGATGATTTCAAATCCAGCGGCAGGACATTGGGAGAGACAGGTTCAAACTAAACAAGATCAGTCAGCGATGACAATTGATGCCGTGACTGTTTCAGATATTCTAAAAGACTTTGGGATTGAAAA
This window harbors:
- a CDS encoding glycosyltransferase family 2 protein; translation: MKSHLSLIVCTFNNCDLLRSCLNCLRDQYLDSKHSFEVLVVDNNSTDTTKQVVTSFIQDGLIPSLKYIFEPKTGLTNARLAGLSHSTSDWIAFIDDDVRIKEDWVSSVLAFVQDHPKSGVVSGKIHPEYLGTPSTAALKCEAALCRVDYGTQEIHFKPESPAIRFAGAAIVFQKQALLEIGWLEKQYLTDRVGKALSSGGDTEIILRIKNKGWEIWYTPTLYAVHLIPSTRTTIEYLCRLHRGIACTSAQLDAIGMEGKVPLRHQLKNLALALAFTARRIGAWTFHDLLLRRHLGDKRLVQIFEGIGRVESCISFFLNPLDVKDLS
- a CDS encoding FkbM family methyltransferase → MIAKRVSNFIENSSALGVLNSLSLVWNFSLLRKKLCPVLFPGCSQPLYLRQPSSDLVLLKQFLPVFHNWKPKQSQVQVVIDAGANIGLFTIMMANRHPQARIIAIEPDQENFELLVQNCKPYKNVEVIQAALWYKKEPLMISNPAAGHWERQVQTKQDQSAMTIDAVTVSDILKDFGIEKIDVFKIDIEGAEGPLFQHSDLSWLSQVQEMLAELHTLPDMDVQQVFFDALSPYSYSQEELGEYVWLS